GACCAGCTTTGACCAGCAGACACATGAAAGCCGAGTGGGTTGCAATGGAAAGTCATAGATGCATATCCCTTCCAGCTAAACCCCAAACATAAAGCTAGGCTAAGAAACGCACAGGCGCATTTGTAAGCTAATCAAGACGTACATGCCAATTGCCAAAAGCAGATTTAATTGAATGGCGTGTCGAAGGCGGAGATGGAGCGTTCATGTGCGGACGTACCTTCTCCATTGCATGCAGGAGTGTTCGGCGCCGGCGGCGCCTGCAGCTGGGCCGGGGAGAAGGGGTGGCCAGAGGGGCTGTGGAGCACGGGTAGCGGCTGGGGACGGCAGAACTGCCTGGCGAAGTAGTCGGATCGCTGCTGCTTCTCCCTCTGGCGTAGCCGGACCTGCTGGTTCTGGAACCAGTGGAAGACGCTCTTACCCTCGATGGGGCCGTGCTCCTGCAGCCTCGCGGTCACCTGATGTATCTTCTCGGCGGTGGGGGTGCGCATCCCCTGGCGGTACAGCCCCTCCAGCACGGCGAGCTGCTCCCTGGTCGGCACCCAGTGCGCGTTCACCAGCGCCGCCGAGTTGGGCGATGGCGTCAGGGAGAGCGGTGCCGGCGGACGGGGAGGGGAAAGGGACAGGCGGGTGGCGGCTTCGTCATGGTGGTCGACGCTCTCCATGGCTAGCTAGGAAGGATGTATATGGATCTTCTTTGGGCTTGGCTAGCCTTTGCGTTTGTGTGCGCTTGTAGTGGGGGCGGAGTGTTGGGGGTTTTAAAGGTGCTTGGAGGGTAAGGGTTTGGAGAGGAGAAGGGGCGTGGAGCGCGTGCACACAGGTGCCGAACGGCACCAGGCTGGCCGTGGCTGCCGCGCGGTCAAAAGGTGCCGAGGGGATGGCCGGAGAGGGGCTCCTATTGTCTTGACGTACATCAAGTGACTCTGGGCAGTGACAAGTGGGCCAGTTTGTTTGTGGGCCCATATGTCAGCCACTATAAAGTCAGCTAACATAAGTCAAAGAAGCACCCCAATGTGGCATGACTCGTGTGCCAGCTATGTGTGTCGCTCACCGTGCTTGTGTGATAACGATATTACCCCACATATAGTAACGTACAAGCTGGTATCATTACGGAAAATTAACTTTATACCAATTATAGAACAAAAAGGCGCATGGAGGGTAAGGGTTTGAAGGGGCGTGGAGTGCATGCACAC
The Aegilops tauschii subsp. strangulata cultivar AL8/78 chromosome 3, Aet v6.0, whole genome shotgun sequence genome window above contains:
- the LOC109760641 gene encoding uncharacterized protein: MESVDHHDEAATRLSLSPPRPPAPLSLTPSPNSAALVNAHWVPTREQLAVLEGLYRQGMRTPTAEKIHQVTARLQEHGPIEGKSVFHWFQNQQVRLRQREKQQRSDYFARQFCRPQPLPVLHSPSGHPFSPAQLQAPPAPNTPACNGEAMYMQQSCYISGPAAQAAANATYYSQMQPPIMYPSAEMMAHGNIQAQAQAAMYYQAASLNNSNTQQISVLQSLPPATSSYGAPDTYSHRPVLLNLFPQYPTFANRKKTRRVGSVGSARTSTSGSISCETESPTTPNRHIVVDL